The following coding sequences lie in one Haematobia irritans isolate KBUSLIRL chromosome 3, ASM5000362v1, whole genome shotgun sequence genomic window:
- the Alr gene encoding evr1_Alr domain-containing protein Alr: MTSYDAYGTPTKPDSNCRTCTDFKFWSKQQRQMFQKATDNNDLAKSGGSASNETSDIPREDCPLDKSRLGQSTWGLLHTMAAFYSDNPTDSQKSDVKTFFDVFSRLYPCEYCAKDFRKDLRENPIKVDSQHEFSQWLCQFHNRVNAKLGKPIFDCSKVNERWRDGWLDGSCD; the protein is encoded by the exons ATGACTAGTTACGATGCCTATGGTACACCAACCAAACCGGATAGCAATTGCCGCACGTGTACGGATTTCAAATTTTGGTCCAAACAGCAAAGACAAATGTTTCAAAAAGCGACTGAT AACAATGATCTAGCCAAGTCTGGTGGTAGTGCAAGTAATGAAACAAGCGACATTCCCCGTGAAGACTGTCCGTTGGACAAATCCAGGCTGGGACAATCCACTTGGGGGTTGTTGCACACTATGGCTGCATTCTATTCCGATAATCCTACAGATAGCCAAAAAAGTGATGTTAAAACTTTCTTTGATGTATTTTCTCGACTATATCCTTGCGAATATTGTGCGAAGGACTTTCGCAAAGA tTTACGTGAGAATCCCATCAAGGTAGACTCTCAACACGAGTTTTCCCAATGGCTGTGTCAGTTTCATAATCGTGTAAATGCTAAATTAGGCAAGCCTATATTCGACTGCAGCAAAGTAAACGAAAGATGGCGGGATGGGTGGTTAGACGGATCTTGCgactaa